A window of the Natrinema salifodinae genome harbors these coding sequences:
- a CDS encoding mechanosensitive ion channel family protein, which yields MVRLYPAQQAQVPDWLQDPVAELITFLPRLIGALVILFIGWIIGRAAAGVVRRLADGVELDRMVLETPLGRILGGTERAVSNAFGKLAKWFVYGLAVLAAANALAIATLSQWISTAVSYLPAFVAGLLVIVFGFVIADFIGDAIERTRAATETAYTSWFANGARIFLYFTAIVIGLDTMGIDVGILYVFARALAWGLGAAIAIGAGVAFGWGGKDYVAENIDRWMSRTSEVAPSEGETSGRSRSGDRTGSGQSPGAGADREPGSEPGPGPGDDD from the coding sequence ATGGTGCGATTATACCCCGCTCAACAAGCACAGGTCCCGGACTGGCTGCAAGACCCGGTCGCGGAACTCATCACGTTCCTCCCGCGGCTGATCGGCGCGCTGGTGATCCTGTTCATCGGCTGGATCATCGGCCGCGCCGCGGCCGGCGTCGTGCGCCGACTCGCCGACGGCGTCGAACTCGACCGGATGGTCCTCGAGACGCCGCTGGGGCGCATACTCGGCGGAACTGAACGAGCCGTCTCGAACGCCTTCGGCAAGCTCGCGAAGTGGTTCGTCTACGGCCTGGCGGTCCTCGCCGCGGCGAACGCGCTGGCGATCGCCACGCTGTCACAGTGGATCTCGACCGCGGTCTCGTACCTGCCGGCGTTCGTCGCCGGCCTGTTGGTCATCGTCTTCGGGTTCGTCATCGCCGACTTCATCGGCGACGCCATCGAACGAACCAGGGCGGCGACCGAGACCGCCTACACCAGTTGGTTCGCCAACGGCGCGCGGATCTTCCTCTACTTTACGGCGATCGTCATCGGTCTCGACACGATGGGAATCGACGTCGGCATCCTCTACGTGTTCGCGCGAGCGCTCGCGTGGGGGCTCGGTGCGGCCATCGCCATCGGCGCCGGCGTCGCCTTCGGCTGGGGCGGCAAGGACTACGTCGCCGAGAACATCGACCGCTGGATGAGCCGGACGAGCGAGGTCGCGCCAAGCGAGGGCGAGACCAGCGGCCGCTCTCGAAGCGGCGATCGCACGGGGAGCGGCCAATCCCCGGGCGCCGGTGCCGATCGCGAACCGGGCTCGGAACCGGGCCCTGGGCCAGGCGACGACGACTGA
- a CDS encoding creatininase family protein, whose translation MYLGDEAWPDLESYFESESIALVPLGSTEQHGPHLPEATDHLIAEAFARAAADRTGYLCTPTINIGVSGHHRQFHGTMWVDPPEFRQYVESMTRNLTSHGIDRVIYVNAHGGNVPHLREVGARLRQAEVAYAIEWMWDESIPELVDDLFEQNGPHGGPKETSMIQYLESDLVHDDRLREAKEGGVPSVDAAGTVRHGSRTFYDAADNTDNGVLGDQTDATAEKGRQLFEAASDQLVYLCEWLADQPFEALLPKEHV comes from the coding sequence ATGTATCTCGGCGACGAAGCCTGGCCGGATCTCGAGTCGTACTTCGAGTCGGAATCGATCGCGCTCGTCCCGCTGGGGTCGACGGAACAGCACGGGCCGCACCTGCCGGAGGCGACCGACCACCTGATCGCGGAGGCGTTCGCGCGGGCGGCCGCCGACCGGACCGGCTACCTCTGCACGCCGACGATCAACATCGGCGTCAGCGGTCACCACCGCCAGTTCCACGGGACGATGTGGGTTGATCCGCCGGAATTCCGGCAGTACGTGGAATCGATGACGCGCAACCTCACGTCCCACGGCATCGACCGCGTGATCTACGTCAACGCCCACGGCGGGAACGTACCCCATCTGCGGGAGGTCGGCGCGCGGCTCCGCCAGGCCGAGGTTGCCTACGCAATCGAGTGGATGTGGGACGAGTCGATCCCGGAGCTGGTCGACGACCTCTTCGAACAGAATGGGCCCCACGGGGGGCCGAAGGAAACGTCGATGATTCAGTACCTCGAGTCGGATCTGGTCCACGATGACCGGCTTCGGGAGGCCAAGGAGGGCGGCGTCCCGAGCGTCGACGCGGCCGGAACGGTCAGACACGGCTCGCGGACGTTCTACGACGCGGCGGACAACACGGACAACGGCGTATTGGGCGACCAGACGGACGCGACGGCCGAGAAGGGGCGACAGCTGTTCGAGGCGGCGAGCGACCAGCTCGTCTACCTGTGCGAGTGGCTCGCCGACCAGCCGTTCGAGGCCTTGCTCCCGAAGGAGCACGTCTGA
- the nikR gene encoding nickel-responsive transcriptional regulator NikR, with protein MAVVSVSMPDELLERLDQFAEEHGYTGRSEVVREASRNLLGEFEDTRLEDRDLMGIVTVLFDYETTSVEERMMHLRHEHEDLVASNFHSHVGDHYCMELFVLEGELEDISTFVGKIRATKDALTVDYSVIPVDSFDPLAQG; from the coding sequence ATGGCAGTCGTCAGCGTCTCGATGCCCGACGAACTCCTCGAACGGCTCGATCAGTTCGCCGAGGAGCACGGGTACACCGGTCGGAGCGAAGTCGTCAGGGAAGCCTCGCGCAACCTTCTCGGGGAATTCGAGGACACCAGGCTCGAGGACCGGGACCTGATGGGAATCGTCACGGTGCTGTTCGACTACGAGACCACGAGCGTCGAGGAGCGGATGATGCACCTGCGCCACGAACACGAGGACCTGGTCGCCTCGAACTTCCACAGTCACGTCGGTGACCACTATTGCATGGAACTGTTCGTGCTTGAGGGCGAACTCGAGGATATCTCGACGTTTGTCGGGAAGATCCGGGCGACCAAGGACGCGCTGACCGTCGACTACTCCGTCATCCCGGTCGATAGCTTCGATCCGCTCGCTCAGGGTTGA
- a CDS encoding cupin domain-containing protein: MSYRKVNYEAVDQVSSAMHFLSDPLETEQVGVTVARCDPGWKSKPHDHTDNDHEEVYVLIEGEATVIVDDEPVAMETGDALWLPPESTRQIRNGDRESAFVLVSAPSIGDEDGDDGEWLLSGFAG; the protein is encoded by the coding sequence ATGTCTTACCGGAAGGTCAACTACGAAGCCGTCGATCAGGTCTCGAGCGCGATGCACTTTCTCAGCGACCCGCTCGAAACGGAGCAGGTCGGGGTGACGGTCGCCCGCTGCGACCCGGGGTGGAAGAGCAAGCCCCACGACCACACCGACAACGACCACGAGGAGGTCTACGTCCTCATCGAGGGCGAGGCGACGGTCATCGTCGACGACGAACCGGTCGCGATGGAGACCGGCGACGCGCTGTGGCTCCCGCCCGAATCGACGCGTCAGATCCGTAACGGCGACCGCGAGAGCGCGTTCGTCCTCGTCAGCGCCCCCAGTATCGGCGACGAGGACGGCGACGACGGCGAGTGGTTGCTCTCGGGCTTCGCAGGATAG
- a CDS encoding acyl-CoA dehydrogenase family protein, with protein MELLDDSIVPEHARDVKHEAREFAREHIEPNAQEYFQSGEYPEEILAAGQDANLVAQDIPEEWGGRGLDLAQLLALTEEFYRADAGIALTLQLASFGCEITYEYGSDEQCEEYIRPVAEGEQRSGLAVSEPETGSDLAGMQTRAEKDGDEWVINGEKYWIGNGVEADWITLYARTGDVRKTSGLSSQSESETDSDDDEDNRYGNHSMFIVPTDTEGYEAEHIPEKMAMRASKQAHIEFDDCRIPEENLIGQEGAGFWMLADFFNHGRVAVAGHGLGIAAAAIEEAWEFTHDREEFGRTISDFQAVQHGLADMLLEFESARTLTWRAQENVQSDDDAGYWAAMAKTKATEAAVDVSEQAMQFHGGRSILDERRIARVFRDARIPVIYEGANEIQRNLIYGQAP; from the coding sequence ATGGAACTGCTCGACGACAGCATCGTCCCGGAGCACGCACGCGACGTCAAACACGAGGCCCGCGAGTTCGCTCGCGAACACATCGAACCGAACGCTCAGGAGTACTTCCAGTCGGGCGAGTACCCCGAGGAGATTCTCGCGGCGGGCCAGGACGCGAATCTGGTGGCTCAGGACATCCCCGAGGAGTGGGGCGGGCGAGGGCTGGACCTGGCGCAGTTGCTGGCGCTCACGGAGGAGTTCTACCGCGCCGACGCGGGAATCGCCCTCACCCTGCAACTGGCGAGTTTCGGCTGCGAAATCACGTACGAGTACGGCTCCGACGAGCAGTGCGAGGAGTACATCCGCCCGGTCGCCGAGGGCGAGCAACGATCCGGCTTGGCGGTCTCGGAGCCGGAGACGGGCAGCGACCTGGCGGGGATGCAGACCCGCGCGGAGAAGGACGGCGACGAGTGGGTGATCAACGGCGAGAAGTACTGGATCGGCAACGGCGTCGAGGCCGACTGGATCACCCTCTACGCGCGGACCGGCGACGTTCGAAAGACCTCTGGTCTTTCGAGCCAATCAGAATCTGAAACCGATTCTGATGACGACGAGGACAACCGCTACGGCAACCACTCGATGTTCATCGTGCCGACCGATACCGAGGGGTACGAGGCCGAACACATCCCCGAGAAGATGGCGATGCGCGCCTCGAAGCAGGCCCACATCGAGTTCGACGACTGCCGGATTCCCGAGGAGAACCTGATCGGTCAGGAGGGTGCCGGCTTCTGGATGCTCGCGGACTTCTTCAACCACGGTCGCGTGGCCGTCGCCGGCCACGGGCTCGGCATCGCCGCGGCCGCCATCGAGGAGGCCTGGGAATTCACCCACGATCGCGAGGAGTTCGGCCGGACGATCAGCGACTTCCAGGCGGTGCAACACGGCCTGGCCGACATGCTCCTCGAGTTTGAGAGCGCCCGGACGCTCACCTGGCGCGCACAAGAGAACGTCCAGTCCGACGACGACGCGGGCTACTGGGCGGCCATGGCGAAGACGAAGGCGACCGAGGCGGCCGTCGACGTCTCGGAGCAGGCCATGCAGTTCCACGGCGGTCGCTCGATCCTAGACGAGCGCCGGATCGCCCGCGTCTTCCGCGACGCGCGGATCCCGGTCATCTACGAGGGAGCGAACGAGATCCAGCGCAACCTGATCTACGGCCAGGCGCCCTGA
- a CDS encoding HalX domain-containing protein: MSDGGEAPEILVIDDEARLADLFATWLRDDWVVETAYDGEAALEAMAESVEVVLLDRRMPGLSGDEVLERIRDAGCESRVIMVTAVDPDFDIIEMGFDDYLVKPVSKDELVETVDDVAGRSDYESDLREYYALVSKKALLESEKADHELADNEEYRTLCERVDDLEQRTDETVSGMTTHDDFVGAFQDLQSEN, translated from the coding sequence ATGAGTGACGGGGGCGAGGCGCCCGAGATCCTCGTCATCGACGACGAGGCGCGCCTGGCGGATCTGTTCGCCACCTGGTTGCGAGACGACTGGGTAGTCGAGACGGCCTACGACGGAGAAGCGGCGCTCGAAGCGATGGCCGAGTCCGTCGAGGTCGTCCTGCTGGATCGGCGAATGCCCGGCCTGTCCGGTGACGAAGTCCTCGAGCGAATCCGCGATGCGGGGTGTGAGTCCCGCGTCATCATGGTGACTGCGGTCGATCCGGATTTCGATATCATCGAGATGGGCTTCGACGACTACCTCGTCAAGCCGGTCTCGAAGGACGAACTCGTCGAGACGGTCGACGACGTCGCCGGCCGGTCGGACTACGAGTCCGACCTCCGGGAGTACTACGCGCTCGTCTCGAAGAAGGCGCTCCTCGAGTCCGAGAAGGCCGACCACGAACTCGCCGACAACGAGGAGTATCGGACGCTGTGCGAGCGCGTCGACGACCTCGAGCAGCGGACCGACGAGACCGTCTCCGGCATGACGACCCACGACGACTTCGTCGGCGCCTTCCAAGACCTCCAGTCCGAGAACTGA
- a CDS encoding 3-hydroxyacyl-CoA dehydrogenase/enoyl-CoA hydratase family protein, translated as MELEDINTVAVLGAGNMGHGIAEVAAMAGYDVNMRDIKEEFVQNGYEGIEWSLNKLAENDRLTEDEAEAALERVTPLVDMEEAVADADFVIEAVPEQMEIKKDVYAELEASAPDHAVFATNTSSLSITELAEVTERPERFCGMHFFNPPVRMQLVEVISGAETAEETLELTEALAEDFGKSPVRVHKDSPGFIVNRILVPLMNEACWLVSEDQATVAEVDSTTKYDMGLPMGSFELGDQVGNDVSYHVLDYMYEVLGEAYEPAPLLEEKVENEELGKKTGKGFYDYEDGEGVQIPTDEQSEFVKERLLATIANEAAKLIGGDVAPPESIDEAVQLGAGFPDGPVKLVDEYGLAALHETLEDAYEETGHERYAPADYLAERADEGGFYERDEGGEAVDFETIRIEYPGDMVGHVVLDRPHRMNTISDDLLEELSAAIEQLEADDEVRAICLTGEGEKAFSAGADVQSMAGSGADPIEGQELSRQGQAVFGKLEACDLPVVAGIDGFCLGGGMELATCADLRVASERSEFGQPELNLGLIPGWGGTQRLKHIVGEGRAKEIILTADRFDAETMAEYGFVNDVVDNDELEDRALELATDLAGGPPIAQKFTKRAMLAGRDDTESGLEYEASAFGHLMATDDLMEGITAFMGDEEPDFEGK; from the coding sequence ATGGAACTGGAGGATATCAACACCGTTGCAGTTCTGGGCGCGGGTAACATGGGTCACGGCATCGCGGAGGTCGCCGCGATGGCCGGCTACGACGTGAACATGCGGGACATCAAAGAGGAGTTCGTCCAGAACGGCTACGAGGGAATCGAGTGGTCGCTGAACAAGCTCGCGGAGAACGACCGGCTCACCGAAGACGAGGCCGAGGCCGCCCTCGAACGGGTGACGCCGCTGGTCGACATGGAGGAGGCCGTCGCCGACGCTGACTTCGTCATCGAGGCCGTCCCCGAGCAGATGGAGATCAAGAAGGACGTCTACGCCGAACTCGAGGCGTCTGCGCCCGACCACGCGGTCTTCGCGACGAACACCTCGAGCCTCTCGATCACCGAACTCGCCGAGGTTACGGAACGGCCCGAGCGCTTCTGCGGGATGCACTTCTTCAACCCGCCGGTCCGGATGCAGCTGGTCGAGGTCATCTCCGGCGCCGAGACCGCCGAGGAGACCCTCGAACTCACCGAGGCCCTCGCCGAGGACTTCGGGAAGTCGCCGGTCCGGGTCCACAAGGACTCCCCCGGCTTCATCGTCAACCGCATCCTCGTCCCCCTGATGAACGAGGCCTGCTGGCTGGTCAGCGAGGACCAGGCGACCGTCGCCGAGGTCGACTCGACGACCAAGTACGACATGGGCCTGCCGATGGGCAGCTTCGAACTCGGCGACCAGGTCGGCAACGACGTCAGCTACCACGTCCTCGACTACATGTACGAGGTGCTGGGCGAGGCCTACGAGCCGGCGCCGCTGCTCGAGGAGAAAGTCGAGAACGAGGAGCTCGGCAAGAAGACCGGGAAGGGCTTCTACGACTACGAGGACGGCGAGGGCGTCCAGATCCCGACCGACGAACAGTCCGAGTTCGTCAAGGAGCGGCTGCTCGCGACGATAGCCAACGAAGCAGCCAAGCTGATCGGCGGCGACGTCGCGCCGCCGGAGTCGATCGACGAGGCCGTCCAGCTCGGCGCCGGCTTCCCCGACGGCCCGGTCAAACTCGTCGACGAGTACGGCCTGGCGGCCCTCCACGAGACCCTCGAAGACGCGTACGAGGAGACCGGCCACGAGCGGTACGCGCCCGCGGATTACCTCGCCGAGCGCGCCGACGAGGGCGGGTTCTACGAGCGCGACGAAGGCGGCGAGGCCGTCGACTTCGAGACGATCCGAATCGAGTACCCCGGCGACATGGTTGGGCACGTCGTCCTCGACCGACCGCACCGGATGAACACCATCAGCGACGACCTGCTCGAGGAACTGTCCGCGGCCATCGAGCAGCTCGAAGCCGACGACGAGGTCCGCGCGATCTGTCTCACCGGCGAGGGCGAGAAGGCCTTCTCCGCAGGTGCGGACGTCCAGAGCATGGCCGGCAGCGGCGCCGACCCCATCGAGGGCCAAGAGCTCTCGCGGCAGGGCCAGGCCGTCTTCGGTAAATTGGAGGCCTGCGACCTGCCCGTCGTCGCCGGAATCGACGGCTTCTGTCTCGGCGGCGGGATGGAGCTGGCGACCTGCGCCGACCTGCGCGTCGCCAGCGAACGCTCCGAGTTCGGCCAGCCCGAACTGAACCTCGGGCTCATCCCCGGCTGGGGCGGCACCCAGCGGCTCAAGCACATCGTCGGCGAGGGCCGTGCGAAGGAGATCATCCTCACCGCCGACCGCTTCGACGCCGAAACGATGGCGGAGTACGGCTTCGTCAACGACGTCGTCGACAACGACGAACTCGAGGACCGCGCGCTCGAGTTGGCGACCGACCTGGCCGGCGGACCGCCGATCGCCCAGAAGTTCACCAAGCGCGCGATGCTCGCCGGCCGCGACGACACCGAGTCCGGCCTCGAGTACGAGGCCTCCGCGTTCGGACATCTGATGGCCACTGACGACCTGATGGAGGGCATTACGGCCTTCATGGGCGACGAGGAGCCGGACTTCGAAGGCAAGTGA
- a CDS encoding acyl-CoA dehydrogenase family protein translates to MEFGLSEEQQQIRDEVCRFAENEIVPNAEEYDTEEKFPHEIVDEAAEMGLVGSSIPIEYGGAGYSTLESAIIAEELFSHDPGIALSIMACSFGTEAIREFGTDDQKERFLEPVAMGEKISGAAISEPDTGSDVSSVSTRAEKDGDEWVINGNKMWITNGTVGDFFVVLCKTDPDAESRYDGFSQIIVESDRDGFSSEKITGKLGIRASDTAELIFDDVRVPEENLVGDRDAAFLQQMQFFDATRTGVAAQGLGIAKGALEAALEYAQDREQFGKSISEFQAIQHKLADMATQTEAARNLTYKAAWNVDQGNDITKLASMAKEYASRVAVEVSNEAVQIHGGAGYVNDFPVERFYRDSKITQIYEGTTEIQKNVIARELLE, encoded by the coding sequence ATGGAATTCGGGCTCTCCGAAGAACAGCAGCAGATCCGCGACGAAGTCTGCCGGTTCGCCGAGAACGAGATCGTTCCCAACGCCGAGGAGTACGACACCGAGGAGAAGTTCCCTCACGAGATCGTCGACGAAGCCGCCGAGATGGGCCTGGTCGGCTCCTCGATTCCGATCGAGTACGGCGGGGCCGGCTACTCGACGCTCGAGTCGGCGATCATCGCCGAGGAACTGTTCTCACACGATCCGGGCATCGCGCTCTCGATCATGGCCTGTTCGTTCGGGACCGAGGCCATCCGCGAGTTCGGGACCGACGACCAGAAAGAGCGGTTCCTAGAGCCCGTCGCGATGGGCGAGAAGATCTCCGGTGCCGCGATTTCGGAGCCGGACACCGGCTCGGACGTCTCCTCGGTCTCGACCCGCGCGGAGAAGGACGGCGACGAGTGGGTGATCAACGGCAACAAGATGTGGATCACCAACGGCACCGTCGGCGACTTCTTCGTCGTCCTCTGTAAGACCGATCCCGACGCCGAGAGCCGCTACGACGGCTTCAGCCAGATCATCGTCGAATCCGACCGCGACGGCTTCTCGTCGGAGAAGATCACCGGGAAACTGGGAATTCGGGCCTCCGACACCGCCGAACTCATCTTCGACGACGTCCGCGTCCCCGAGGAGAACCTCGTCGGCGATCGGGACGCCGCCTTCCTCCAGCAGATGCAGTTCTTCGACGCCACCCGAACCGGCGTCGCCGCGCAGGGACTCGGCATCGCGAAGGGCGCGCTCGAGGCCGCCCTCGAGTACGCCCAGGACCGCGAGCAGTTCGGCAAGTCCATCTCGGAGTTCCAGGCCATTCAGCACAAGCTCGCCGACATGGCGACCCAGACCGAGGCCGCGCGCAACCTGACCTACAAGGCCGCCTGGAACGTCGATCAGGGCAACGACATCACGAAGCTCGCCTCGATGGCCAAGGAGTACGCCTCCCGCGTGGCCGTCGAGGTCTCCAACGAGGCCGTCCAGATCCACGGCGGGGCCGGCTACGTCAACGACTTCCCCGTCGAGCGGTTCTACCGCGACTCGAAGATCACCCAGATCTACGAGGGTACCACGGAGATTCAGAAGAACGTCATCGCGCGCGAACTACTCGAATAG
- a CDS encoding helix-turn-helix domain-containing protein, which translates to MREFVFALEYDPGTNPVADALEAHADTTVRSLSCHVTPESLWRVDHATGSEAGLEALEAAYREPAFCADCLVRDDCGADCETQLLDRSAAELVVYTYWNRTDVCTSVPHLALEYLGEGLLFETYREGRRYRWRIVLGSDAPIHDFFDALGDEVGECAGMEMLRLTDLNPDRGRADSSESLPSEQQEALRAAVERGYYETPRRTDLSELADELDVPRSTLSYRLRRAEAALATAYVDEESLETLAAGR; encoded by the coding sequence ATGCGAGAGTTCGTTTTCGCCCTCGAGTACGACCCCGGGACAAACCCGGTCGCGGACGCCCTCGAGGCCCACGCGGACACGACAGTGCGGTCGCTGTCGTGTCACGTCACGCCGGAGAGCCTCTGGCGGGTCGATCACGCGACCGGCTCCGAAGCGGGGCTCGAAGCCCTCGAAGCGGCGTACCGCGAACCGGCCTTCTGTGCGGACTGTCTCGTCCGCGACGACTGCGGGGCCGACTGCGAGACCCAGCTTCTCGATCGCTCCGCCGCCGAGCTCGTCGTCTACACCTACTGGAACCGGACGGACGTCTGCACGTCGGTCCCCCACCTGGCGCTCGAGTACCTCGGCGAGGGGCTGCTGTTCGAGACCTACCGGGAGGGGCGGCGCTACCGCTGGCGGATCGTCCTCGGGAGCGACGCGCCAATCCACGACTTCTTCGACGCGCTGGGCGACGAGGTCGGCGAGTGTGCCGGGATGGAGATGCTGCGTCTGACCGATCTGAACCCCGACCGCGGTCGCGCCGACTCGAGCGAGTCGCTTCCGTCGGAACAGCAGGAGGCGCTTCGGGCGGCCGTCGAACGCGGCTACTACGAGACGCCGCGTCGGACCGATCTCTCCGAACTCGCCGACGAACTGGACGTGCCGCGCTCGACCCTCTCCTATCGGCTCCGGCGCGCGGAGGCCGCGCTCGCGACCGCCTACGTCGACGAGGAGTCGCTCGAGACGCTCGCGGCCGGCCGCTGA
- a CDS encoding heavy metal translocating P-type ATPase: protein MSESTPPTPPDADSDVPTTETRTLELRVPEMDCPSCAGKVTNSVERLAGIDALDARATSGRLVVEYDPTQTSDQAIRERVRAAGYGIDSGDAELTLSVPDMDCASCATKVENALSGTEGVREIETRPTSGRVTVTVEAGTDPEMVTDAIGAAGYDATPIGGSGEPIGDGDPIWKSRRAGITGIGAVVVAVGLVLEFVASGANPTLFEIAGRSYEVSTVLFVATAVVAGVPIFRNGYYSARNRSLDIDFLMSVGIVAAVAAHHPFEGATLAVLFSIAELLEQFSMDRARDSLRELMELSPDTATVKRDDGTEETVPADDLDVGDVVAVRPGEKIPADGIVIEGESAVDQSPITGESVPEDKTAGDDVFAGTIAESGYLEVEVERAAGDSTLARIVRLVEDAERERTNREQFVDRFASVYTPIVVTLAIAVAAGPPLLVGASWSTWFLRGLTLLVIACPCAFVISTPVSVVSGITSAARNGVLIKGGRHLEAVAESDVLAIDKTGTLTAGDLSVTDVIPLEGADEADVLRRASAAERRSEHPIGRAVVDYAAERGVEPDDPDVSDFETLTGKGVRAKIDGTTHYVGKPDLFAGLANLEHVHATTDGGTVLESVDGDDRPGCERGDCLDLREIVPRLEAEGKTVVIVGTEDGPLGVVGVADHVRPEAEWAVSRLQDAGVRPVMLTGDNEGTARAIAEAVGIDEYHAELLPDEKLDWIERLGGADADENEGKGARVAMVGDGINDAPALATADVGIAMGAAGTDTALETADVALMGDDLSRLPYLYRLSSAANGVIRQNIWASLTVKAILAAGAPFGIVTVIHAVVIGDMGMSLGVTGNAMRLASVEPETPGEDNGERASAEH from the coding sequence ATGAGTGAATCGACGCCGCCGACGCCGCCCGACGCGGATTCGGACGTACCTACGACTGAGACTCGAACCCTCGAGCTCCGCGTCCCGGAGATGGACTGTCCCTCCTGCGCCGGAAAGGTGACCAACAGCGTCGAGCGTCTCGCGGGAATCGACGCCCTCGACGCGCGCGCGACCAGCGGTCGGCTCGTCGTCGAGTACGACCCGACGCAGACGAGCGACCAGGCGATCCGCGAGCGAGTCCGCGCGGCCGGCTACGGGATCGATTCCGGCGACGCGGAGCTCACGCTGTCGGTCCCCGACATGGACTGCGCCTCGTGTGCCACCAAGGTCGAGAACGCGCTTTCGGGCACCGAGGGGGTTCGTGAGATCGAGACCAGGCCGACGTCGGGACGCGTGACGGTGACGGTCGAAGCGGGGACCGACCCCGAGATGGTCACCGACGCGATCGGGGCCGCGGGCTACGACGCGACGCCGATCGGCGGGAGCGGCGAGCCGATCGGTGACGGCGATCCCATCTGGAAGAGCCGACGCGCGGGGATCACGGGGATCGGCGCCGTCGTCGTGGCGGTCGGCCTGGTCCTCGAGTTCGTCGCCTCGGGGGCGAACCCGACGCTGTTCGAGATCGCCGGCCGGAGTTACGAGGTCTCGACGGTGCTGTTCGTCGCGACCGCGGTCGTCGCCGGGGTGCCGATCTTCCGGAACGGCTACTACTCCGCGCGCAACCGGAGCCTCGACATCGACTTCCTGATGAGCGTCGGGATCGTCGCCGCGGTCGCGGCCCACCACCCCTTCGAGGGGGCGACCCTGGCGGTCCTCTTCAGCATCGCCGAGTTGCTCGAACAGTTCTCGATGGATCGCGCGCGGGACTCCCTGCGAGAGCTGATGGAGCTCTCGCCGGACACGGCCACTGTCAAGCGCGACGACGGCACCGAGGAGACCGTCCCCGCCGACGACCTCGACGTCGGCGACGTCGTCGCCGTCCGACCGGGCGAGAAGATCCCGGCCGACGGGATCGTTATCGAAGGCGAGAGCGCGGTCGACCAGTCGCCGATCACGGGCGAGAGCGTCCCCGAGGACAAGACCGCTGGCGACGATGTCTTCGCCGGTACCATCGCCGAATCCGGCTATCTGGAGGTCGAGGTCGAACGCGCCGCGGGCGACTCGACGCTCGCCCGAATCGTTCGCCTGGTCGAGGACGCCGAGCGCGAGCGGACGAACCGCGAGCAGTTCGTCGACCGGTTCGCGAGCGTCTACACGCCGATCGTCGTCACGCTGGCGATCGCGGTCGCCGCGGGGCCGCCGCTGCTGGTCGGCGCGTCGTGGAGCACCTGGTTCCTGCGCGGGCTGACACTGCTGGTGATCGCCTGTCCCTGCGCGTTCGTCATCTCGACGCCGGTCAGCGTCGTCTCGGGGATCACCAGCGCGGCGCGCAACGGCGTGTTGATCAAGGGCGGGCGCCACCTCGAGGCGGTCGCCGAGAGCGACGTCCTCGCGATAGACAAGACCGGCACGCTCACCGCGGGCGACCTGTCCGTCACCGACGTCATCCCGCTCGAGGGCGCCGACGAAGCCGACGTACTGCGCCGCGCGAGCGCGGCCGAACGCCGGAGCGAACACCCGATCGGTCGGGCCGTCGTCGACTACGCCGCCGAGCGCGGGGTCGAGCCCGACGATCCGGACGTCTCGGACTTCGAGACCCTGACGGGGAAGGGCGTCCGCGCCAAAATCGACGGGACGACCCACTACGTCGGCAAGCCCGATCTCTTCGCGGGCCTGGCGAACCTCGAACACGTTCACGCCACGACCGACGGCGGGACGGTCCTCGAGTCGGTCGACGGCGACGACCGACCGGGTTGCGAGCGCGGGGACTGTCTCGACCTGCGCGAGATCGTTCCGCGGCTCGAGGCCGAGGGTAAGACCGTCGTGATCGTCGGGACCGAGGACGGGCCGCTGGGCGTCGTCGGCGTCGCCGACCACGTCCGGCCCGAGGCCGAGTGGGCCGTCTCGCGACTGCAAGACGCGGGCGTCCGGCCGGTAATGCTGACCGGCGACAACGAGGGCACCGCCCGCGCGATCGCCGAGGCGGTCGGCATCGACGAGTACCACGCCGAACTGCTGCCCGACGAGAAACTCGACTGGATAGAGCGACTCGGGGGAGCGGACGCCGACGAGAACGAGGGCAAGGGCGCCCGCGTCGCCATGGTCGGCGACGGCATCAACGATGCGCCCGCGCTCGCGACGGCCGACGTCGGAATCGCCATGGGCGCGGCGGGGACCGATACGGCCCTCGAGACGGCCGACGTCGCGCTCATGGGCGACGACCTCTCCCGCCTCCCCTACCTCTACCGGCTCTCGAGCGCGGCCAACGGCGTCATCCGGCAGAACATCTGGGCGAGCCTGACCGTGAAGGCGATTCTGGCCGCCGGCGCGCCGTTTGGCATCGTGACGGTGATCCACGCGGTCGTCATCGGCGACATGGGGATGAGCCTCGGCGTCACCGGCAACGCGATGCGACTCGCGAGCGTCGAGCCCGAAACGCCCGGCGAGGACAACGGCGAGCGCGCGAGCGCCGAGCACTGA